The following DNA comes from Mycobacterium sp. MS1601.
GCGCTGCTGGAACGTCTGCACGGCAACGCCGGCGTCCAGTACCGCAACATCGTGTTGCCCATCGCCGAGTACGACCAGCTGCGCGGCATCGAGCTGACCAATAGCCGCTACGTCGAGGAAGCCGCCGATCTCGGGGAGCAGGCGCTGCGCAGCGCGCTGGAGTCAGCGCAGGTGCCTGCCGCCGACCTGGACCTGCTGATCGTCACCTCGGTGACCGGTGTGACCGTCCCGTCCCTCGACGCGCGGCTGATCACCCGGCTTGGACTGCGGCCAGATATCAAGCGAGTACCCATCTTCGGGCTCGGTTGCGTCGCCGGCGCGGCCGCCCTGTCCCGGCTGCACGACTATCTGCTGGCCTGGCCCGACCACCACGCCGCAGTGCTGGCTGTCGAACTCTGTTCGCTGAGTTGGCCGATGGGCAATGTCACGACCGCGGATCTGGTGAGCAGCGGACTCTTCGGTGACGGCGCGGCGGCGCTGGTGGCCACGGGAGGACAGCAGGGCCTGCGGGTGGTCGCCACCCGCAGCGAGGTGTACCCCGACAGCATCGACACCCTGGGTTGGCGACTGGGCGGCGACGGTTTCCGCATCGTACTGCGATCCGACCTGGCCGATGCGGTGGAGCAACGGCTGGCGGGCAGCGTCACCGGATTCCTCGCCGAACACGACCTCACCGTCGACGACATCACTTCCTGGGTGTGTCACCCCGGCGGCCCCAAAGTCATTGATGCCGTGCAGAACAGCCTCAAGTTGCCCGACAGTGCCGTGGCGTCGAGCCGTCGTTCACTCGCCGACGTCGGCAACCTGTCCTCGGCGTCGGTGCTGCACATCCTCGAGCAGATCGTTGCCGCTGCACCGCCGCCGGGATCGACCGGCCTGATGATCGGGCTGGGACCGGGAGTCAGCGTCGAACTGGTGTTGCTGCAGTGGTGATCTACTTCGTGATGCTCGGCCTCATCATGGTCGAGCGGGTGGCTGAGCTGGTGGTCTCCCAGCGCCACGCCACTGAGCTGTTGCGCCGCGGGGGTGTCGAGTTCGGACAGCGGCACTTCCCCGTGATGGTCGCGTTGCACGTCGGATTCGTGGTCAGCTGCTGGGTCGAGCCCCTGGTACTGCATCGCGAATTCATCCCGGCGCTGGGCTACCCGATGATCGCTCTGGTGGTGGCAGCAAATGTGTTGCGCTGGTGGTGCATCAGCACACTGGGCGTCCGGTGGACGGCACGGGTGATCGTGTTGCCACAGGTACCGCTGGTGAACATCGGCCCCTACCGGTGGTTCTCGCACCCGAACTATGTGGCAGTGGTGATCGAAGGAGCTGCGTTGCCACTGGCCGGGTCCGCATGGATCACCGCAACTGTCTTCACCG
Coding sequences within:
- a CDS encoding type III polyketide synthase; translated protein: MRRPEHSRILGVRSAFPRNRYPQAELTAKVAELSGVGPDERALLERLHGNAGVQYRNIVLPIAEYDQLRGIELTNSRYVEEAADLGEQALRSALESAQVPAADLDLLIVTSVTGVTVPSLDARLITRLGLRPDIKRVPIFGLGCVAGAAALSRLHDYLLAWPDHHAAVLAVELCSLSWPMGNVTTADLVSSGLFGDGAAALVATGGQQGLRVVATRSEVYPDSIDTLGWRLGGDGFRIVLRSDLADAVEQRLAGSVTGFLAEHDLTVDDITSWVCHPGGPKVIDAVQNSLKLPDSAVASSRRSLADVGNLSSASVLHILEQIVAAAPPPGSTGLMIGLGPGVSVELVLLQW
- a CDS encoding isoprenylcysteine carboxylmethyltransferase family protein — its product is MLGLIMVERVAELVVSQRHATELLRRGGVEFGQRHFPVMVALHVGFVVSCWVEPLVLHREFIPALGYPMIALVVAANVLRWWCISTLGVRWTARVIVLPQVPLVNIGPYRWFSHPNYVAVVIEGAALPLAGSAWITATVFTVLNAALLTVRLRCETQALTTAA